Proteins encoded by one window of Chanos chanos chromosome 7, fChaCha1.1, whole genome shotgun sequence:
- the cth1 gene encoding cysteine three histidine 1 yields MLETSYEDLILFPSDEAVDDLFSGDVPGSVGLSLAEALLPLVESSSPLPTPWLCSTRYKTELCSRYAETGTCKYAERCQFAHGLHDLHVPSRHPKYKTELCRTFHTVGYCVYGTRCLFVHSLKEQRPTQQRRRDIPCRTFLSFGVCPFGSRCHFLHMGSCGLDSDSAGEKSWPPPRSQEWKPRGALCRTFSSFGFCLYGTRCRFQHRLPSTVRGPDHSPGSTPSPEGPGKVLYPVSDVCSSLFSSSPASPPSALASPVCPDEGLLTPPSSEPMANNAFTFSSQHLNSLLTPLTLKLQMLEKTGHSPFKDVVDESLILSMFKK; encoded by the exons ATGCTTGAG aCAAGCTATGAAGATCTGattctgtttccctctgacGAGGCTGTGGATGACCTTTTCTCAGGAGATGTGCCGGGCAGTGTTGGTTTGTCCTTAGCTGAAGCTTTGCTTCCTCTAGTGgagtcttcctctcctcttccaacTCCCTGGTTGTGCTCGACACGTTACAAGACCGAGCTCTGTAGCCGCTATGCTGAAACGGGCACCTGCAAGTATGCAGAGCGCTGCCAGTTTGCTCACGGCCTCCATGACCTCCATGTGCCCTCACGACACCCAAAGTACAAAACCGAACTGTGTCGCACCTTCCACACAGTGGGCTACTGTGTCTATGGCACCCGCTGTCTGTTTGTGCACAGTCTGAAGGAGCAGCGTCCCACGCAACAGCGGCGCAGGGACATCCCCTGCCGCACCTTCCTTTCATTTGGCGTGTGCCCCTTTGGCTCTCGCTGCCACTTCCTACACATGGGGAGTTGTGGCCTGGATTCTGATAGCGCGGGAGAGAAGTCCTGGCCACCACCGCGCTCTCAGGAGTGGAAACCCCGTGGTGCTCTCTGCCGCACCTTTAGTTCTTTTGGTTTCTGCCTCTATGGCACACGCTGCCGCTTTCAGCACAGGCTCCCCAGTACCGTCCGAGGCCCTGACCACAGCCCTGGCTCCACCCCTTCTCCTGAGGGGCCTGGAAAGGTTCTTTATCCAGTTTCAGACGTGtgctcatcccttttctcttcctctcctgcaTCACCTCCCTCAGCACTGGCCTCTCCTGTGTGTCCTGATGAGGGGCTCCTCACACCACCATCCAGTGAGCCAATGGCCAACAATGCCTTCACCTTTTCCAGCCAGCACCTCAACAGTCTGCTCACACCTCTGACACTGAAACTACAGATGCTGGAAAAAACAGGCCACTCTCCCTTTAAAGATGTGGTGGATGAATCGCT